The sequence below is a genomic window from Desulfomicrobium macestii.
GGCCGCGTCAAGGTCCGGAAAGGCGAATTCGAATCCAAGGCGCACAAGTGCCTCGGGCTGGCAGCGCTGACCGGTCAGGAGCATCCCGGCCGCCTCTCCGAGGGCCAGGCGCAGCGCGAAGGCGGGCACGGGAAGAATGGCCGGACGGTCCAGTGCTTTCGCCAGGCTTTCGGTGAAACGCGCGTTGGTCACGGGTTCCGGAGCGCAGGCGTTGAACGGGCCCGCGGCTTCAGGCGTTTCCAGCAGAAAGCTCATGACCCGCGTCAGATCGTTTATGTGAATCCAGGAGAACCACTGCCGCCCGTGTCCGATCCTGCCGCCGAGGCCCAGGGAGAAGGGCGTGATCATCTTGGCCAGCGCGCCGCCATGGCCAAGAACCACCGAGATGCGCGGGATGACCACCCTGTGTCCGAACTCCCGGGCGTGCAGGGCTTCGGCCTGCCAGGCCTTGCAGACCTCGGCCAGGAAGCCGTTGCCGCGCGGGGTTTCCTCGGTGCAGACGGCGTCCCCGGCGTCGCCGTAAAAGCCTATGGCGTTGGCGCAGAGCAGTGTCTTGCCCGTGGTGTGGGCCAGGGCGTCGACAATGTGCCGCGTGCTCAATACCCTGGATTGCAGGACGGCTTCCTTGCCGGTCTTGTTCCAGCGGGTCATGACCGGGCTTCCGGCCAGGTTGACCACCGCGTCGTGCTCGCCGACCAGATCCTGCCAGGGGCCCGGCGTGACCGGATCGGCGGTGACAACGCGAATCGGAGGGGAAAATCTGGCCTTTCCGGAGCGGGCGGCCACGGTAACCTCGTGGCCGCGCTGTGCGAGATGGGGCACAAGGTGCGCCCCAACGAATCCGGTCGCGCCGAAAGCAAGGATCTTCATGGAAGCCTCCCGTCCGTTACAGCCCGAAGTGTTTCTGAATGTAGCCCGACATGACCGCCTGTGCGTTCTCGTGACATTCCCCGCAGCCGGCGCCGATCTTGGTCATGTCCTGCAGTTCCGAGAAGCTTCTGACGCCTTCAAGGACGGCGTGCTCGATGTCCTCGTCCGTGACCTGCATGCACTCGCAGACGATCTTCGCGCTCTGGGTCTTGATGCGGTCTTCCATGCCGTTCTTGCCGTAATAGTCGTCGATGGCGGCCCTTAGAGCCTTGTCGCCAAGCACCGAGCAGTGCACCTTGTTGTCCGGCAGTCCGCCCAGCTCTTTCAGGATGTCCTTGGCGGTGATGGCGTAGGCCTGGTCCAGGGTCATGCCAATGACCATCTCGGAGAGGATGGAGGTGCTCGCGATGGCGCTGGCGCAGCCGTATGTCCGCCACTTGCACTCGGTGATGGTCAGGTCCGCGGGGTCGACCTTTATGTAGACGATCATCTCGTCGCCGCACTTGATGTTGCCCGTCTGTCCAATGCCGTGAAAGTCCGCCTCGTTGTCCTCGCGCAGGATGTTGCGCGGGTTCATGAAGTGGTCCTTCACCTTGTCCGAATAGGTCCATTTTGCCATGTTATTTTCTCCTGTACGCAGTGGACATGGTCCGGATGCGGTCGATGATGATGGGAAGGTGGTGGAGCATGTAGTGCACGTCTTCCAGGGTATTCTCGCGGCCCAGGCTGATGCGCACGGAACCGTGGGCGTTTTCCACCGGCACGCCCGTGGCCATGATGACATGTGACGGGTCCAGGGAGCCCGACGCGCAGGCCGATCCCGTGGACACGGCGATGCCGACCAGATCGAGGTAAAGAAGGATGGCTTCGCCCTCGGCCCCGGCAAAGGAGACGCTCAGCGTGCCCGGAAGACAGTGCTCGGGGTGGCCCATGAAGAGCGCGTCCGGGATGGCTTCGGCGATGCCGGCCTTCAGGATGTTCTTGAGCTCGAGCAGGCGTTTTTCCTCTTCTTCCATTTCTATGGCGCGCAGTTCCATGGCCTTGCCCATGCCGATGATGCCCAGGGAATTTTCCGTGCCCGCGCGGCGGCCGCCTTCCTGGTGTCCGCCCAGGATGAGCGGGCAGTAGGGCGCGCCCTTCTTGACGTACAGGGCTCCGATGCCCTTGGGGCCGTAGAGCTTGTGGGCCGAGATGGTCAGAAAATCCACGTCCAGGTCGCGCACGTCCACCGGGATCTTGCCCACGGACTGCACCGCATCGGTGTGAAAAAGGGCTCCGCCCTCATGGGCGATGCGGGCCGCGGCCTTGATGTCCTGAATGGTGCCGATCTCGTTGTTGGCCATCATGATGGAGACCATTCCAACCTTGTCCGTGACGGCCCGGCGCAGTTCCTCAAGATCGATGCGACCGTGTTTGTCCACGGACAGATAGGTCACTTCGTGGCTCTTGCGCCCGAGGTCGCGGGCGGTGTTCAGCACGCAGGGATGTTCTATGACCGTGGTCACCAGGCCGCTGCGTCCGCTCAGCGCGCACGAGCAGCGCGTGCTGTCGCAATGCAGGAGGGACAGCACAGTGTTGTTGGCCTCGGAGCCGCTGCCGACAAAAAGGATTTCGTCGGCATCCGCACCGATGAAGGACGCGACTTTTTCCCGCGCATCCTCGATCCTTTCCCGCGCCTCGCGGCCGAAAGCATGCATGCTGGAAGGGTTTCCAAATATTTCAAGACCCTCGATCAGGGCTTCTTTCACGCCCGGATGCAGGGGAGTGGTGGCATTGTTGTCAAAGTAAACGGTTCTATTTTCCATGGCGGCTCCTTGTTTCGCAAAATTACGATGAAATCTTAAGCCCTAATCCGGACCTGTCCACCCCGA
It includes:
- a CDS encoding TIGR01777 family oxidoreductase; the protein is MKILAFGATGFVGAHLVPHLAQRGHEVTVAARSGKARFSPPIRVVTADPVTPGPWQDLVGEHDAVVNLAGSPVMTRWNKTGKEAVLQSRVLSTRHIVDALAHTTGKTLLCANAIGFYGDAGDAVCTEETPRGNGFLAEVCKAWQAEALHAREFGHRVVIPRISVVLGHGGALAKMITPFSLGLGGRIGHGRQWFSWIHINDLTRVMSFLLETPEAAGPFNACAPEPVTNARFTESLAKALDRPAILPVPAFALRLALGEAAGMLLTGQRCQPEALVRLGFEFAFPDLDAALADIIPAFKTARSS
- a CDS encoding iron-sulfur cluster assembly scaffold protein yields the protein MAKWTYSDKVKDHFMNPRNILREDNEADFHGIGQTGNIKCGDEMIVYIKVDPADLTITECKWRTYGCASAIASTSILSEMVIGMTLDQAYAITAKDILKELGGLPDNKVHCSVLGDKALRAAIDDYYGKNGMEDRIKTQSAKIVCECMQVTDEDIEHAVLEGVRSFSELQDMTKIGAGCGECHENAQAVMSGYIQKHFGL
- a CDS encoding cysteine desulfurase family protein; its protein translation is MENRTVYFDNNATTPLHPGVKEALIEGLEIFGNPSSMHAFGREARERIEDAREKVASFIGADADEILFVGSGSEANNTVLSLLHCDSTRCSCALSGRSGLVTTVIEHPCVLNTARDLGRKSHEVTYLSVDKHGRIDLEELRRAVTDKVGMVSIMMANNEIGTIQDIKAAARIAHEGGALFHTDAVQSVGKIPVDVRDLDVDFLTISAHKLYGPKGIGALYVKKGAPYCPLILGGHQEGGRRAGTENSLGIIGMGKAMELRAIEMEEEEKRLLELKNILKAGIAEAIPDALFMGHPEHCLPGTLSVSFAGAEGEAILLYLDLVGIAVSTGSACASGSLDPSHVIMATGVPVENAHGSVRISLGRENTLEDVHYMLHHLPIIIDRIRTMSTAYRRK